TCCCATCAGGACAAAAGTGTGTCTCCGCACGTAgcaaccatttaaacaaacaaacggaCAGACACCACGACAGACATCAGATATACAGACAAACAGATACACATGCAAAAAGGGCAGGCAACTGGCAAAGAGAAACACTCAAAATTTGATTCACTGATGATTATGCAAGTATTATCAATTTGGCTACTCTGAACTTATTCTGACAAAActgagtgttgttgactagttttacCCCCTCTCGTTGATAAATATAAACTCAGTCTTGATCTTCAAACCTCTCTCCAACACTATCATTCTAGCAGATAACTTCATCCTTCACATAAACCAAACCCAGCATACTTTTATATGGTATGGAATCATTCTATCCTTTTATAATCTGTTGATGATTAAAATATGATGCACTAGTAAATAATAAGgattgaccaagcatcgatggtcgatcgaaactaatttgtttctattgcctaagttTATGTATGTAAACTTCAGCATTATACTCACATTAATTAGCCTTAACATTACAAGGAACACTGGCTCCGGTCTACTCGTAAATTATGGATTCTTTCCCTCAGTAGGCTAGTCAATGAattacaatggcctcatcccaacggcatagttcaataacctcaattaaacaatcatagtgcaaaatttgacctcaagttgcagagtatgagtttttgtacccaaattttcaaaggtcattcaatgaatgtacaaatgtatagaagataagaactgtgccctgatagacgagtatgttgtggatcctagtgagtgaaCTTTTCATCCTTGACCAGGAATTGAACCTGTGACCCTAGGGTGTCTAGACCTGTAAGTAACTCTAAGTCATTGGCTCAGGTCACCATTTATGTAACTTTTATAATTGTGCAAGGGTGCCATTAACAGGTTACTTCATGTTATGCAAGCAATCCTGCTGGTGGCATTGGTACTTGTGTACATTGTACTACGTGTACATTGTAGCTCCTATATCCgctacatacgagggggtatccaaaagtttttgacatcacccagaaggaaacaagctatatcgatgaaattttgtcagtgtaatcactgatccttatgtacattatggtccaaaaatggtcccataagtatgtttactttctttacaggtggtgctagatgggcagtaggcgcataacctgcaagatggtgaaaattgaggcatgcagcgtgattaagttcctgcatttggagggttaggcctacaatgctcagaaaatctatgatgaaatgaaagttatctatggtgatgattgcccatcatatggcactgttgctttttgaaaaaggaatttccaaactggccacatgtccttcacagatgagccaagaagtgggcgtccatcacttacggatgtgGCCACAGTgcagaaactcaagaaagtggaggatcttatcatgaaaaggttatgcacctactgcccatctagcgccacctgtaaagaaagtaaacatacttatgagaccatttttggaccataatgtacataaggaccagtgattacactgacaaaatctCATCGATATATAGCTCgcttccttctgggtgatgtcaaaacttttggatacccccctCGTATATATGTGCTCATTGGGAAACAACCCTAGAAATTAACACATTTACTCATGCAGTCATCAACACACACAATCATACCGGTATTATGATATGAATAAATGAGTGAATCATGTAGATCatgattaaccctaacaggaccatGCTTTATGTGAATGGCTATCATGATTGCTCATTGTCTGAATGAAAGGTGTTACCCCTAGATGTAATAAATGAGGATGTGTAGTGtagcaggcttcccgttagtgtgcgtcattgcgtccagacgcgtattctacaaatttggacgcaagttcacatggctaatcaagtattttgcgtccatgtcacatgcatgtggagTTGTGGACGCAGGCAAAACTtctaaattttatcattaattgatgataaaaataataatttattcttttatatttttaagataataaaagccccaaaattttgacccacctgctaagaactgaagtaaattctgcaatatttgtaaatgcaacgtcaggaaatcgtgcactttttgcatgctttccgaacgatcgctgtttgatggcctggggaagtcccgattgatttatTTACAAGCAAGCATGCTGGACTCAACATGTGCCGCTAActtgcggttaatgtttatttaattatttatcacaacctgacaatattcaatttttaatattttatgtttattttctcataaataatctaggtttcctttattagtattattgttacgatgaataaaagcaattttaaagacaaaatccaaatgataaccctttttcgtattatttgtggcagcgcgtgttttagctttgtagcatcaacaacacgttaatttaaaaaaaagaaatgcggaagtaaaATTACGAACGAAAATTTgttcaagattgacagactttgctgatgtttttgaccacgtttcggaccaaaactgacacagaaatgagaaaaattatcatagtgaatggagatggaatatcacggcgaaaatgcactttaatttttttttaacaatcaacatttggtgaggtgtagacccggggtatgtGTGTATcatcataatcgtgaatttcagatggacgcacaaaaatctgtctggacgcaagtttttgcaacctcgtcagcaaacttgcgtcattacggacgcacatttttaaaaccttaacggtaGCCAACCAGTGTGTAGCATTTTAACTCAaccaaaatgagtataaacattCAAAGTAACCCAAGTCAATGCAACTTGAAATTCTCTGCATTAAGTGGCTGATGGTACTTAAGGGGTGCAACATTTACAGGCTCCACTTCTTGAAATACCTCCTCCATCatgttgtattttttataatatattgtattttgttgttcatttttaatggaaaataaataaattagataGGTTGATTGGTTATGGATGTCTTGTGTTTTAGATTTTTGCAGGTGAGATGTCAACAGCTCCACTTGAGGGTATTAAGGAGAGCTGTGCAAACAGTTCCCCTGAAATTTTAAAGGAGAGTGGTCGAGCTGTTAAGCAGAGTGGTGGGCGAGCTAGGCAGCAAGAATgcaaaaagtgtaattttgaatTTGCTAAAATCTATTAATATAGATTATTGATATTattactgatatttagtcataattTGTGAATATACTTCTGCACAATTAATTAGTGAAGTGATAAAAACAGCTTCCTTGATGCATTTAAGGGGAGTGATTTATAGCTCACACCAAAGCaattaaggagagctgtaggagaGTGACAGTTCTAGCTCTCAAAACAAAAGCCCCGTGAAGGCAGTCACTCAAACATCAAATCAAATGCACCTAAATGTACCAAAAGTTGAAAGCATCTACAGGATAAAAGTTAACTGTTTTCTGTTTGGTCTGATTTATCTATTTTCAGGTAGAGCTCTGTTTTCTCTAATTTATAATACTAGTAAATCACAATGACATCAAGAAAGAAGGTTTTACTCAAGGTTATCATCCTTGGAGACAGTGGGTGAGTatttaactaccgtatttcgtcaaataaacgcccccaggggCGTTACAATTTCCCAAGGGGGGGCCTTTATTCagggtcaattttagaacgataattcccgttaaaatcattaggtaaactaaaaacgcatgctaaaatgacgaactatgaactagaaacactgatttctggctcacttccgggtttctgatccagattttcgccaattattgacgctattatggaccatgtgcgcaacttggtaagcttaccacacaagatagcatggaaatatcggcattttttaaacatcttggttgaaaaaaagtggtgggggcgtttacttgaggggggggcgactatttgacgaaatacggtatgtcaaAAACATTGTGTTGAGCAAATAGGAAAACTAGTTGAAATCCTAATagaatgaatattaaatctgttcttCTGGACTTCCTactttgatagcgacagtatgaCATCTCATGCAAggcgcatcatcaggctgacttaTCAGGCACTGAACTATTGACATGTGACACagttgatggtatgacgtcacaggagagTCGTCAAGTTATTTTGCTGATTCGCCACAACCTGTCAAGGACCTACGACGCAGCAATCAGGAAAATACCGCTACGACTCTCCCGTGACGTCATACCATCTGAAACTTGTTTCACAGGTCAATCGTCAGTTCAGtgcctgatcagtcagcctgatgatgcatctTGGGTGAGATGTGATACTGTCGTTATCAAAATAACAGATTTTTAATGGCAAAATGGGCCGTCCGTATTTTTAAATGCTCAAAATGcatgaaaaatcaaaattgcatgATTGGTCGCTTTCCATTGTGTGCCGTGGTAAATTCAACCTAGAATACAAAAAATGTTCAAGTCGGTTAGGAGAATTCATTTAAAACCTGATCGGAAATCACAattgttttgataattttcatcaattcTCTCTACTAGATAATTACACAAGACATGTATACACGCTTTTATGCCCAGAAACCTGGTGTAAAGGAGTCGATGTGTAATTAGATGTTAAAGTCATGATGCATATtattgggcaatgggcaagtggTGAATTGTGACGCATGAATGATCCTGACAACCCAGtttcaaacatcaaaataattCATTGCTCCTAAAACAGTATACCTTATTGCAAAATGTAGTTAACAAATGGAGAAAGGCGCCAAGAGAGACAGCTTGTTATATCTGTATGGCATATGCATAGTATGAAATACGATATGTGATATGATATAATATGGCATGATAGCATTTACGGTATGGCATGATAtatgatacatgtatgtcattatatgatatgatataaaacatgttatatattataatgttattCTGTGTTATGATATTACAATAATGCATCAGAAGTTTCATTCTTTAAAATGCAATAAAGCTGTGTTAGTTAATTATAGATACAAAataataagggctcatattgaaataccctaccatgttttcacacagaaagaaggcaggattcccctcgctaagcgcgcgcctcaggaaagctcggtcataaaacagatggattatatgcatcagtgatacaattttaacaaaagaaggctagcacaggaaagctgcaggatggcgcacaccttcatGTGTAAGGGAAtctcaatatgagccctaacaatATGGTTGACTAtgtatgattttatttttttgttcctcattttaattttcagGGTCGGCAAAACATCTCTAATGAACCAATATGTGAATAAAAAATTCAGTAATCAGTACAAGGCAACAATCGGAGCAGATTTTCTCACAAAAGAAGTTATGGTTGATGATAGGTTTGTCACAATGCAGGTAAAGCAATCAAGtgcctcttaagggggtactacacccctggccaattttgtgcctatttttgcatttttctcaaatattatggcgcattggtgacaagtgggATATGTGTATTGTAGGGGCGGAACTGCAACTGCTGTACTGAAAATTCGCAACTCAAAgcggtagttattgatttattgatcaaatattggttttcctcatttttgactgtaactccacaactattgtctgtgctgaaataaaatttccagtgcagtagttgcggtccttgcccctataatatacatgtcttacttgtccccaatatgctataaattttgagaagaatgcaaaaatattaaggtattgttttgaatgttttcactgcagaagtagtgatgtaacaggattaattaccagaACGATGGGTCTACATGATTTTTGAATGCATTACCTTGCACTATAAGCAGGCTGCAGCACTGCCCTCGTCACCTATGTAtattgcaatcatagattgaatacgatgccgctcttttcaaagacccAATTTTGCAGGTGCATGTGCAACATGAACTgggcataatgtgaaatttctatagaattaccaaccagtctagtgcagggcaatacattaaaacATGGTGTAgacccatcgctatggtaataCTTCTATGGCAAATTGCATACATCAAGGGTCAGTGCCACACAGCCTCCTCTCCATTTTGGCCATATAGAGAAAAAGGTGATGGAAGATTTTGCTCACACAGCATGATGAGACCTTGTTATACTGGATTTATACTTTGAAACTGGTGTGTTATGGAGATGAATTTGGTAGCTCATTGGCAAAAGATTGCATAGATTTCCTTTTTCCATCTGTTTGTACGgggttattttgtttttctccGGCTACGAAATCATGACCTACAAACTCACTTCATATTATGTTCTTGTGTCAAGGCTAATCATGAACTTATTTCACCACAGATATGGGACACAGCTGGTCAAGAAAGATTTCAAAGTTTGGGTGTAGCCTTCTACAGAGGAGCCGATTGCTGTGTACTTGTGTTTGATGTCACCTCACCCAATTCCTTCAAATCACTGGATAGTTGGCGAGACGAGTTCTTGATACAAGCGAGTCCGAGGGATCCAGAACATTTCCCATTCGCCGCACTAGGCAACAAAATAGATCTTGACAACAGAATGGTATGATTTACttgtattaggccaaataaaaaagaaagtatgtctcagacacatttggtaaaaaagctaagtgctatgcgtttttttattttaagacaaaattggatcgctatacgataggcctactgaaaaattgaaaataggagcaaaaaaaacccaaaaaccggCCAACGCGTAGCTCTAAGTGCTTAATTGgatttcacatagcaatgcgcgcgggtgtctgagacatacattctttttttcttggccttactaTACATTGTTTCACCTAGTGACATAGGTGCATattcagacctgccaactgtccctcattttgagggactgtccctcattttggggtttaccaaagtgaaaatgagggacagtcctgttttctgaaaatttcagtgatggcaaatttaaatgtaagagcagcagaaaatgatgaaaatgtcactttcaaatttgctatagcattctctttagtctgaAAGTATtacacacctcaagtctttgaatttgtcttcctatatacgtgcatacctcaaattgagtattgtcgcacaggCATAACGTGCACAttttttttacctatgcacgatcctggaacctaggatgtacaaggttttggtctcaatgtccttCATTCggacttcggtaggttggcaggtctgcatatTTTGCAGGTCGCAGTATCAAACCCCTGTCAAAATGGTGCAACCTGTGAGGACAGAGTAGACTCCTGTACATAAAAAGACAAATTTTGGCATTAAAAACCTCACTGTTGttgttgctttaaaaaaaaagtacaacaaaAATTTTCCAATATATAGACATTATTTTTCACCGATCTGATATTTTACTGATGAATCATATATCGAGCTGATCTGATATCGGATTTGATTATCAGTTCAACCTTATCACCAACGAAATGCTTGAATTCATCTGGTGATGACTTGCATATCTGTGCCTAATATGACTACTCATTTCTCTTCATATTTTACAGGTATCAACCAAACGAGCACAAAATTGGTGCGAGAGTAAAAATGGCATCCCCTACTTTGAAACAAGCGCCAAGGAGAGCATCAACGTAGAACAGGCCTTCCAGACCATCGCAAAGAACGCCCTGGCACAAGAACCAGAAGCAGAGCTGTACAATGATTTCCCAAGTCAGATAAAGCTGAATGATGATAACAAACCTAAATCAGACGGCTGTGGATGCTGAGGGGGAAAATAGGCTAGACAAATTCAAACAGGTCCaatctttattttgtaatttatttttattgttattttttttttcttcaaaagagtACAGGAGATTTTGTCTATTATTGTTTTAGATATGATAGTTACATGGATCCTAGATTGTTGTGACACTGTAACATTTATCAACaaaaatgaagaagaaaaaatcTTTTTTGTTAACACATTGCTGAATTATGaactaaacatttttatttggtcTTGTGAAAACCCATCAATTATCAGTCTAAATAAattcttttgttgttgttatgcaaggaaaaagtacataattttatACACCAACTATAGGAAATGAGAGCCAAAAGTGGTAGAACATGTGTGAATCAAGTCGAGctgaaaaattaattttgtatacattttggTATAAGCTAATTCTGCCAGTGTGTAACCTGTTCAGTCTGGTCTCCTTAATCTAATGTGTTGTTGAAACAATATCTCCTGTACTCTTTTCCGCAATTTACTAACCAATTGCACATAGATTTATTCCCCCCTCTTCCCCGACAAAAATAAACTGTAAACCAATCTTTTTTGTACTGTACTTGACCATGTATATGTAAATTAGGGATGTGTCACCTTGTGTTATTAAAAACAAGGAATTGTGGGATGGGGTCATCATGAGGTCAATAGGGATGAGACACAAGGAAATTTATAAATAGATTTCTCAGCTAGCAGCGAACACATTCCGCAATATATCCAGCTGCATAACGCATCAGAAGAACTAAACTCATTCACAGAGTTGCTTGTATGTTTGTGAAATTGAAATGTTATGGCTAGATTGCTGAATACCATGGATAAACTGTAGTTTAGATTCAAGTCTGGAATAAAACATTTTGTTCTTGTAAGACTGGCTGAAAgtttaaaggtccgttcatactatgccGCAGTTGTTTTGCGGTGCGTTGCTACACTGCATCCTACTGCAGAATACTGTCTCGTAGTAAAGTTAAAAACACTTTAACGTGGAAATGTGACGAGTTACGTTGAGTTGCGGCAAGAAGTAATtgatatatcggcaacgcaccaCAAAGCAATTGCGATGTTATATAAACGGACCTTAACACTGTGATTGTGTGTCTACGGTATTCAACAATCACTCCAATATTTCGTAAACTTTACTTTTTACCAAATTGTCCATCGTATCTAATAAAAATTGATGACTTATGTTGCAAAAAATTGTatattgttaaaattgaaataacCTGCTTGatatcatgttttaaaagcatgtgattcACTTATCTTTGTGAGGAAtaattgtgtcaaaaattgcataCATTGATTAGTAAATGCAATTCTGCATATTTTGAATGTTGTATGTGGTTTGTGATGAGTGACTCCTTTGCTGTTGTTAACTGTGTGAATATTTTAGTTGCACGATAACAAAGGACGCAAGCAAAGTAATGCAAAGGGCGCAAGTAAAGTAATGCAATAAATGGGCTGTTacacttgaaatccatataccccttatggaagacatgacattccacacagggactgtgaatttcaatggggctacctgaatctGCGACTACGTTTGAATTCTACATCCCCTGTGCGGGTCATTAAGGtcattagggggtgtatggattttatagATCAATAATGATGCCAAACAGTTAGAatcattaataaataaaaacattggcCTGGTATGATTTCAGGAATAAAACGGTTGAGATCGAAATCAAACAAGTCATGATTTTGCTTGCATAGAGTTTCACATTAGGACAGGGGTTGTCAATGATGTTTACTCATGGCTATGGAGGGCCAAACTCATTTCAAAGATCTGTTTTTGAGAGCCAAAtacacagacctgccaactgtccctcattttgagggactgtccccatttggggtttaccaaagtgaaaataagggacagtcctgttttctgacaatttcagtgatggcaaatttaaatgtaagaacagtagaaaatgatgaagatgtctctttaaaatttgctattacattctctttagtctattgtgataaattcagacctgcaaaaccttctctgaattctgaaagtattgcacaccttaaatctttgaatttgtcggtacctggtttgtgtacatgtacaaggttttggtctcaatgtcccttaTTCtaacttcggtaggttggcaggtctgaatACACCTTGTTGTGCTATAGTTACTGTACTATCAGAGCTGATTTGGTTGGCTGGCTGAATATGGCCTGTGAGCCGCCTATTGAGAACCCCTACATTAGTACAACTTTGcctcttttggggggaaaagatCCTGCTCTGTCACATACAGATGGGGTTAAAAGCATAGAGTTAGGAGGAATTCCACCGACGATCTTGAGGAAAAAACATGTTGCCACACCAACATCATCAATTGCCATGCTCTGGTGCAAACCATCCTGTTAATGTGTGTGTGATCATTTGAAACTACATGTACATCCTTCCCTTTTCCATATCCCCCATCATTCAGTGTTGGGGAACGAGGTGGAAATATTGAAGGTGCTGTAGTGAAAACATTGTGGGAAGGAGGTAACATTGTTGGAAATAGGCTGGAATGTGGCAACATTTTTTCCAGGATGGTTGGTATTTTCAGCTGTAATATTAGCACAATAACAGTGTGATGATAAAGGTCCCAACATTTTTTATAAACAAGACATACTTAAATTATTTCCCATGGTTCCTTTCAAGTCAGTGAAATAAAATGGCTACTCACATATCTGACATCTGCTGTGAATGACAGTGGTTCAGGTCATGAGTATACTCCCAATATTGCGACTGGTCATATGTTCTCTTTTAAGGGGCTAAAAAatgcatcaaatattttgttcatatGGAAGTAACAGGGCATATCCAGGGTTGTTTATGCAAAAAAATATGCCTATTTTGGGCTATAGTATTAGGAATTTACTCCGGGTATGCAGTCCTTAGTGCAGTGTTGGAGCCACAGATTTTGAAGAGCTCTGTGGGTGACACATTAGTAATTCTGTTTGTTGACACACTTCACACATACATGTAAAAGCGTATTGTGTAAGGTAGGGTACACTTGCATTTCTGTGAAGAAGTTTGTCCACCTGGTCATTGAGAGTGacagtggcgtagtgtcataggggcaccagggggcatgtgcccccccaatcgatctgaaatttttacaaatcccataggaaaattgctgaaaaaacagcttgtgccacccccccatcagacccgtgccccccccaatcagacccgtgcccccccatcatggttggtgcccctcCAATGttatgacccacgctacgccactggagagTGAaaacacgcttgggtcctggtaACAGCAGATTCTGAATGCAAATGACATTGAAAGTGGAACCAATTGAGTTACAAAGTATGTGAAACTCCTCAACTTGTTGATTTTATGTTTGCGCAGATTCAGTCACTAGgaaaattgtgttttcaactgtatTGGTTATGTTATAGTTGTGTCACAATGTCCACATATATGTTTTAGAGTTACAACACACTTCAAAACCACCATCGGCAGCCAATAAGCTTGACACATTTTGAGGTATCAAGAAACTATAGAAATAGACCAATGTTCAAAGCTCACTTTCCATAGAAGACACTTAGCGCTTgtttctcaaagcatggctagtttgtttgtttacccaggttggtccgtgagggacacatgctaatccatggaaaaccatggaccgctccaagctcatacaatgcacaagcctggatagccagtgtaggctaataaatatgcatgctggcctagatagctttgataaacaaagcaagaaatggaagaaaatagctaagaaaaagagaaaagacacaatcaattgtacaattttactctcagcccttactttgtgagaaaggaaactggaattccaatctcaagccccgatgcaaaggcttagtggtcaggcttcctaagccatcaggcttaagcccaattagtccgatataccagtgcttacattttcacatcatacattacctagaaaatggatccacattgatAAGGCTAGCCTACTGGC
The Amphiura filiformis chromosome 3, Afil_fr2py, whole genome shotgun sequence DNA segment above includes these coding regions:
- the LOC140148071 gene encoding ras-related protein Rab-7a, yielding MTSRKKVLLKVIILGDSGVGKTSLMNQYVNKKFSNQYKATIGADFLTKEVMVDDRFVTMQIWDTAGQERFQSLGVAFYRGADCCVLVFDVTSPNSFKSLDSWRDEFLIQASPRDPEHFPFAALGNKIDLDNRMVSTKRAQNWCESKNGIPYFETSAKESINVEQAFQTIAKNALAQEPEAELYNDFPSQIKLNDDNKPKSDGCGC